The nucleotide sequence AAGAAGCCAGAGTCATCCAATTTCCTAAGGGAAAATACTTAGTCGTGAAAGGGGAAGGGAAAACGGCTGGTGAATTGGAGAATAAGCTTACTGGCATTGCCTTTGGTCAAGTCTTGCCTGAAGCAAAGGACTTTGCTTATGTTGGCGGGCCAAATGCAACGGTTGAAATGGGTCAGCGAAACGGCTTGGTATTTGGTGAAATGTGGATTCCTGTTGTAGGGAAATAAAGGAATAAAAGGAGGAAGGAAAATGGCCTATGTCGTTGATTTTAAAAATGTTTCTACGGTTGGTGTAGAGTCTTCACCTGTAGTAGACGCACTTGCTGGTTTGCGTGCTAATGAAGCCCGTTACTTTATGAACAAATACAAGCATGAATTTACGGTTGTGCCAGCTAGCGAGTCCTGTGAGACGCTTAATTATGTGAACCGGATTTTAAAAGAAGAACGGGATATTGAGTTTGCGGCCAAGCCTTTAGAAACGTCACGTTTTCAAGTAGAAAATATCAAAATGGCTTACATCTTTTATGAGGATGGTCTTGTTGTCAACGTCATGTATACAGTTGATGTCCCTAAAAAGCGGGCCGTCGGCTTTAAGCTTTCTGAAGGGATGGAAGTGCCAAAGGAGTTAGAAGGAAAGTTTAAGTTTGCCAGGCAAAAGTCTAAACTAGCTGGAACCATTCGAGGCTCATTTTTTGTAATTAAAGGAGCCTATTAATGCAAGCAAAAATGCAAATAAAGGAATTCAGTCATTTTTAGCAGTGGGTCATTCTTTTTCTTTATTTAGATAAAAAATCTAATTCAGTCTAGGAGCAAAATAAGCATTCATGCAACGAATGCTCACCTAGGCATTCAAATAACCAAACAGCACCTCTCCATCCAATTAGTGAGTGCTGTTATTTTTTTTGCAAAAATTCCATTTACTCATGGTACTGTTCACCATCATGCATCTAAATGAAGTTTTTAAACTGGTTTTCACTATTAGATTTTCATTAAAGCCTTCTCCTTACTCCAATAAATTTTTGTTCCTTGACTTCAACCTCTTTCTTCACACTGAAAACGGGTTTCCAGCATATAGACATAGTCATCCCCGAATAAGAAATTTTTTTAAAGTGTCCATTATTCGGGTATAGTTCATACATGACCGTTACCAGCTTTTTTGTATCGATTTTTAAATAATGAAAGGAAAAAATCATGGAATAAATGTTATTTGCAGTTTTTATAAAAACTCTTTATATCTCTTTCAGCATTTAGGGCATTCTGATTAATATGTGGTTGCAGAAAAATAATCTTCTAAAACTTATTACCTTTCGAAACCATTCTTAGACGAGCTTTTGTGTTACTTTTATAAAATATGGGCAAAATATCCATTGTAATCACAAATAAAAGAGGTTACTATTCTAGCGGTAACTTTACTAGTGGCAAATTCACTGGAAGCGTGCCCATATTGTCTAAATTCATCAGGAGGTTACATATGCGATATGTTATTTCTATCTTAGGTATTTTTGTTGTATTGTTTTTGGCTTGGTTGGCAAGCTCCAATCGAAAAGAGATAAAATTCAAACCAATTATTACGATGATTGTCATTCAAATTCTTTTATCATTGTTGCTGCTAAATACGGAATTTGGCTTAATCATCATCAAGGGCATAGCTGCTGTTTTTAACAAATTGCTTGAATTTGCGAGCGAAGGGATTTCCTTTGTATTTGGCGGCATGGCGAACGAGGGAGAGGCTCCTTTCTTTTTAAATGTATTGTTGCCAATTATATTTATTTCTGCATTAATTGGGATTCTTCAGCATCTGAAAATCTTGCCATTCATTATGAAGGGAATCGGATTTTTATTAAGTAAAGTGAACGGAATGGGCAGACTTGAATCATATAATGCAGTTGCTTCACTGATGGTCGGGCAATCGGAGGTTTTCATCACATTAAAGAAACAACTTGGCCTGCTTTCGAACCAGCGTTTGTATACTCTATGTGCTTCAGCGATGTCGACTGTATCGATGTCTATAGTTGGTGCTTATATGACGATGCTGGAGCCAAAGTATATTGTCACAGCTTTAGTTTTAAATTTATTTGGGGGCTTTATCATAGCAACCATTATTAATCCGTACGAGATTGATCCAAGTGAGGATATATTAGAAATACAGGAGCAGAAAAAGCAATCCTTCTTTGAAATGCTCGGTGAATATATCCTTGATGGTTTTAAGGTAGCTATTATCGTTGGGGCTATGCTGATTGGGTTCATTGCATTAATGGCGGGATTCAATTATATATTTGAGCTAATATTTAATATTTCTTTCCAAAAAATATTAGGTTATCTATTTGCTCCAATTGCCTTTATTATGGGAATTCCTTTCTCAGAAGCGGTTAGTGCCGGGGGATTATGGCGACTAAACTGTTGACCAATGAATTTGTCGCGATGCTGGATTTATCCGAAGGCAATTATCACTTTAGTGACCGAACAATGGGAATTCTTTCTGTATTCCTGGTTTCCTTTGCCAACTTTTCGTCTATTGGTATTATTGTCGGGGCTGTCAAAAGTCTGAATGAAAAGCAGGGGAATGCTGTTGCACGTTTTGGCTTGAAGCTGCTATATGGCGCCACACTTGTAAGCATCCTTTCAAGTATCATTGTTAGTTTCGTTTTATAAAACATGCTAGGTAATCACGACGTGTTGGTCGTTGAAATGGAAAACAACGGCCGTGGAAAAGCAATCTATCCTTAATGACATGATACTGATTGCATTATAAATCCTTATGAAAAAGGCAGTGGGAGCGAACCACTGCCTTTTGCTAATAATGTAACCTCATTAACAGATCTTTAATTTTCTTATTAATTATTAATGTATCCTCAAATTTTTTCCTACTCTCTGCTAAAGCAATATCAGGATAAAAAAGCAACTTTCATAAAAAATGCCTTTACGAAACACAGAGACAATTTAATACCCATTTACAAAGTCGGCGATTGTTTCTCTTTCATCTTCTGTAAGTTCCCTTTTTACGCACTTTTCGTATTCTGCGATGATTTTCTGTTTATCACCACCGCAAATATCTGTATATTTCGCAATGGTTCTAAGCTTAGCAGCTTCCTTATTAAATTCCTCTTTTGAAATCGGCTTTTGATGCGAAGGTATATATGTATCCGCGTCAAATGATTCTAACTCATCTAATAGCCGCAGCGTTTCCTTGATTGTATAGTTTTCTTTTTCGGAAAAAATATCAGGATAAATACAGTCACCAAGAAAGAGAATCTTTTCTTCTTCGATATACACGATTACTGAATCTGCAGCGTGGTCCCCTCCAACGTGTTGGACGATACAAGTTATCCCACCAAGGTCCATTTCCACTCGTTTTTCAAAAGTTAAATCCGGCAAGACAATCGTGATATCCCGGTGATCCGTGAATTCCTCCTTGATGGCCTTCGCACAAAATTCAATTTCCGATCCTTCTTTCACTCGTGCATCTAATGCCTCGTCTGACCATGAAAGCGGAATGAGCTTCTCCATTTCTTTTTTCGTTTTTTTGGAAGCCATAGAAACTGTATGAGATAATGCTGACAGACCAAAAATATGATCCCAGTGCCAGTGAGTAAGAACCACCATATCAGGAGCAGGGACCCCTCTTTTTAAAAGTTCTTTCAGAAAATAATTTGCATGGTCTTCCGAGTTGCCTGCATCAATCATTAATGTCTTGTTATTGCCTACTACGATCCCTAGAATGGGCCGGTCGGTTAACGATATTGGAGTAATGTACCAAAAACTCTTACCTATTTTTTTAATTGAATGCATAACGGGTGCCTACTTTCTTTTATACTATTTTAAATCGAATAGCAGTTGTTTACTCATGGGAGAATCTTTCAAAAAAACGGCCTCTATCTATGGTAAGGAGATCTGTGGAATTTTGTATTTCAACTCTTAGATATTAATATGCTTTAACGTATTTATTTACAAAATTAGCAAGATCCTTCAAGAATGATTTACTTTTAATTGTCGTGCACTGGGAAATTATATAAAAAAATAAATGGGTTCGAGAGTCTTTTATCAATTCCCGAACTCATTTATTCTTGTTAATATACCCTATCTTTCCAACCTGCTTCGCTCTAATACAAAAATATAGAAACGATTATTGGGACGAAACCAGGCTGAAAATTTCATCTTCCTTTATTTCGTCGATTTGATAAACAGCTTGACCGATTAACTTTGATGACTTTTGGTTATAACTTGCTTTTGTATGTGCAGCCTCAACGATAATCGATTTATTTTTCATACGTTTCCTTTCAAGAACCGTTTTCACCATTTTATAAGTCCACATCTATGAAACCGTTATGCTTTCTTCAGTTTCCCCTGAATCATACCGATAATGGCTGGCAGCACAGAAATGAAGATAATGGCTAAGAGAACTGTTGAAAAGTTGTCTTTGATAATCGGAATATTGCCAAAGAAGTAGCCTAATATCGTACAGATGCCTACCCATAATGCGGCACCAACCACATTATAAATCAAGAAATAACGGTAGTTCATCCGGCTCGCTCCTGCAATAAAAGGAATGAACGTACGAATAAACGGCATAAAACGGGCGATCAAAATTGTTTTTCCCCCATGCTTGTTAAAGAACTCCTCAGCTTTCATCATTTTATCTTGGTTAATCAATTTTCCCATAAAACTTCCATTTGAGATCGTAGTCCCTACTTTCCTGCCGATATGATAATTTACAGTATCCCCAATTACCGCTGCGGCAAAAAAGATAATGAATAATAAAATAATGTTAAATGCCCCCATCGCAGCAAGAGCACCGCTAGCAAACAGTAAAGAATCACCCGGTAAGAAAGGGAAAATCACAATTCCCGTTTCTACAAATACGATTAAAAACAAAATTCCATATGACCACCCGCCAAAGTTTTTGATGATTTCAACTAGATGTTCATCAATATGCAGGATGAAATCAATAATATTTTGAATGATTGTCAAAGCTGTACCCACTTTCATAGTAATGTAGTCTTTTTTATTTTCATCTACATATTATCAGAAACACATAAAAATGTTTAATAAAGGAACACTTATTTGTATTTTTTATAGTAAAAATCGAAACAATTTTTCTCTGGCTCAAGCAAAGTATCATTCTATTTCGCACAAAAAAATGCTGCATTTTTAATCCCACCAAAAATACCATACGGAAGAATGAATAAGTGTTCCTGCAAGTGAATTTACTGTTCCCACCCCTTGCAGGACTATATCACCACAAAATCCAAACTGTTCCCACGCAAGTAATTCTGATTCTTCTTGTGTCTTAGGAGGATTTTCGACAAAAAATTCCCATACATCTGTGGTTACTAAAGCCGGAATAGCTCCATATTTTTCATACCAATATTTGAATACTGCCACTTGTTCCTCTGGCATAGGACATTCATTAAACCCTCCCATTGGAACCCATGCAGCTACCTCCCAAGGATGATCCGTGGGAACCTTTGCGATAATTATTTTCTTATTTATTACCTCTTCTATTGATAGAAAATGATCCGGCTGTTCCTCTAACGAGAACTCGCCAGTAATATCATCGTCATCTTCTTCCATGGACATCGCTTCATCAAGAAGTCTCTTTAACAAAGCCTTTACATCAATATCCTTTGATTTCTTTATGATACTCTCTCGGTCATCCTTTGAGTATCCTTCATCCGCCTCGGTATCAACGATTTCTAGCATCATCTCTGAAGGGATAATGATAAGTGGTGTATATCCTTCTTTCTTGCCTTCCTGGAGAGCTTGATGATAATTTTTCATAACACTTTTAACATCCTTCTCTTCAATTACCGAACAGTCGCAACCCAATTTAGCCTTTATTTTTTCAATATAAGCTTTCTCTTCTGCTTTTTTCCTGAATTTATCAAATATACTCACGTTCTTCATCTCCTATAGGCTTTGTTACCGGATAAAGATAATCATATTTATAAATCCATTGAAATACAAATATTTCCTCTAAGAAAGGAAACAATCTAAAAATGTTCGGTAGCTTTTTGGGGATAAAAAGATCACTAATGATGGTAATAGCGAATCGGATATATTTTTAAAAGCAAAAGCTAAAGATAGCATTGATAAAATTAAAATACCTGCTAAGAAATGGATAGTTTTTCCCTATTAGTTATTGACAAAAAACTAAAAAAATACTAAAGTCTTATATTGATAATGATTATCAATATCATTTTTGAGAAGGTTGAGATGATACCTATTATTAAGGAGGATCCTAAGTTGAAAAAATTAATTATACCTTTCATTTTAATTTTGGTTCTTGTTCTTAGTGCCTGTGGCCATAGCACAAAGAGCGAGTCAGCAGGGGCTGTAAGTAAAGAGGACAAAAGCAAAACGATTACATACCAATCTGAAAATGGCCCTATTAAAGTACCTGCTCATCCAAAAAGAGTAGTTGTTTTGACTGGCAATGCAGGCGACTTAATTGCACTTGGTGTTAATATCGTAGGGGTGGATGAATGGGCTAAGAAAAGTCCATTATTTAAAGATCAATTAAAAGATGTTCCAGCCGTGTCAGATGAGAATTTAGAGAAAATTATTGAATTAAAACCAGATTTAATTATTGGATCAAATGATAATAAAAACCTGGATAAATTAAAACAAATTGCTCCGACAGTTACCTATACTTATAATAAAGTAGATTATTTAACACAGCACTTAGAAATTGGCAAGTTGGTAAATAAAGAAAAAGAAGCTCAAAGCTGGATTGATGACTTCAAAAAGCGTGCAAATACTGTAGGAAATGAAATTAAAACAAAAATTGGCGAAGATTCAACGGTAACTGTAATGGAAAGTTATGATAAAGATATGGGTATTTTGGGTGATAGTTGGGGAAGAGGCACAGAAGTTCTTTATAAAGCAATGGGTCTGAAAATGCCTGAAAAAGTAAAGGAGATGACAAGTAAAGAAGGATACTACATGATTTCTTTTGAGGTATTACCTGATTATGTTGGGGACTACCTAATTGTTAGTAAATACAATGATCAAGATAATTCCTATCAACAGACGGATCTATATAAAGGAATGGCTGCTGTGAAGAACGACCATGTAATTGAAGTGGATGGAAATGCCTTTATGTTTAACGATCCCATATCTTTAGATTACCAATTGAAATATTTTGAAGAGCACTTTTTAAAATAGTCAGAGAACTGTATGGACAGTTCTGGAAGTGGCATTCAAATAATAAATTTTGTGTTATGGACCACTAGGTACGTCCTCGTGGTCTTCCTTGGATAGGTATTCTGTATGATTTAATTTAACCGTCTTACCCCTTCATCAATCATTTCATTCATATCTAAACTTCATTCAGCTGTAGATGAAGCAGTTGCCTAATTCATTACACAAGTAGGATTTTCCTTCCTAAATAACCTCGAGCTTCTATAAATAATCCTTTTTATTTCCCGTAAATTTTCCAATATTCCATCTAAAAAACCCCTTTTACTTATGGTAAGGCTCACCATTGAACTAAAGTGCCTGTCACTGCCCGCCTAATGTCGATAAATTCGAAAAAATACGTGTGGGTGACAGGCACATATTTTATTGACTCTTGATACGGATACTTGTTTTACGGGATGGCTTAATTTCTTCCTCCGCGAGCATTTGATCTGCCTTTCTTTTGTCTTTGTTCATTTGGCTGCTTATTCGTATCATTTCTTTTTTCTTTGTGCGCATTCGAGTCTTTTACCATATTTATTCCCTCCGCTATCCCTTAAAAATGTTATTCAGCAACAGCAAGTATTATCATAACCGAAATATGTTTGATTATTCAGTGGCAAGCAAACGTTTAGTTTAGCGAATTCTAGCTCACAGCACTTTTTCTTCGGATACACCAATGACTTCAACACCATAAATAATAAAAAGCAAGCCAGTTTTTGTTTAATCAAAATTGGCTTGCTTTTACTATACTAGAAAAACTGCACTTACTTATGGTACGGTTCACCGTAATGCATCTTAATGAGTTTTTTATTTTTCCTGATCAAACTACTAATTGAATAATTTAATTAGGGATATGTCAAAAATACCAATATTCTCAGGGGATAAAGAACACTTTCTAGACAACTACCTAGTTTGAACCAAGACAATTTCGTCAATGGTCGGCATCTCCTTTTTTAATAAAGCTATCACCGTTTCTTCCATTTTATTATTGTCGATTTCACAAATCGTTATCGCAGGACCATTCATTTTTGAACGCTCATTAGCCATACGGGCAATGTTAAACCCTTTCTGATAAAGAATCCCCGATAATTCTGAAATAGCCCCTTTTCGGTCGGCATGACGGATCATAAGTGTTGGCCGTTCGCCGGAAAACTTCAATGGATAACCATCCAACTCCTGAACTTCTACTTTACCGCCGCCTAAGGAACTTGCGAGTACCTTGACGCGACGTGCTCCTCCTGCCAACTCTACAAGAACCGTATTCGGATGATAGCTTCCGAGAACCCGTTTAGTAAATTCATATTGTAAGTCCTGTTCTTCAGCAATGGCCTTCGCATCTGGAATGCCGTCATCCATCGTCGATAACCCAAGAACACCTGCTAATAAGGCTAAGTCTGTCCCATGCCCCTGATAGGTTTCAGCAAAGGAGCCCATCAGCGAGAACTTTACATATAATGGTTTTTCGTTTAAAAGCTGACGGGCAATGTTGCCGATTCGGACTGCTCCCGCCGTATGCGAACTTGAAGGGCCAACCATCACGGGTCCGATAATTTCATCAGCACTCTGGTATTTTGCCGGTCCGCAATCGCTGCTTCCTTCGCTAAAAATCTGCTCTTTTAATTTTTGCCCTGTTGGAGTTCCAGCAAGACCGCCAATCCCTGTTTCCCTCAGCGACTCCGGCATTTGCTGCCCTACCTCATGCAT is from Bacillus sp. PK3_68 and encodes:
- a CDS encoding phage tail protein, which codes for MAYVVDFKNVSTVGVESSPVVDALAGLRANEARYFMNKYKHEFTVVPASESCETLNYVNRILKEERDIEFAAKPLETSRFQVENIKMAYIFYEDGLVVNVMYTVDVPKKRAVGFKLSEGMEVPKELEGKFKFARQKSKLAGTIRGSFFVIKGAY
- a CDS encoding DUF4253 domain-containing protein; protein product: MSIFDKFRKKAEEKAYIEKIKAKLGCDCSVIEEKDVKSVMKNYHQALQEGKKEGYTPLIIIPSEMMLEIVDTEADEGYSKDDRESIIKKSKDIDVKALLKRLLDEAMSMEEDDDDITGEFSLEEQPDHFLSIEEVINKKIIIAKVPTDHPWEVAAWVPMGGFNECPMPEEQVAVFKYWYEKYGAIPALVTTDVWEFFVENPPKTQEESELLAWEQFGFCGDIVLQGVGTVNSLAGTLIHSSVWYFWWD
- a CDS encoding iron-hydroxamate ABC transporter substrate-binding protein, producing the protein MKKLIIPFILILVLVLSACGHSTKSESAGAVSKEDKSKTITYQSENGPIKVPAHPKRVVVLTGNAGDLIALGVNIVGVDEWAKKSPLFKDQLKDVPAVSDENLEKIIELKPDLIIGSNDNKNLDKLKQIAPTVTYTYNKVDYLTQHLEIGKLVNKEKEAQSWIDDFKKRANTVGNEIKTKIGEDSTVTVMESYDKDMGILGDSWGRGTEVLYKAMGLKMPEKVKEMTSKEGYYMISFEVLPDYVGDYLIVSKYNDQDNSYQQTDLYKGMAAVKNDHVIEVDGNAFMFNDPISLDYQLKYFEEHFLK
- a CDS encoding MBL fold metallo-hydrolase; translation: MHSIKKIGKSFWYITPISLTDRPILGIVVGNNKTLMIDAGNSEDHANYFLKELLKRGVPAPDMVVLTHWHWDHIFGLSALSHTVSMASKKTKKEMEKLIPLSWSDEALDARVKEGSEIEFCAKAIKEEFTDHRDITIVLPDLTFEKRVEMDLGGITCIVQHVGGDHAADSVIVYIEEEKILFLGDCIYPDIFSEKENYTIKETLRLLDELESFDADTYIPSHQKPISKEEFNKEAAKLRTIAKYTDICGGDKQKIIAEYEKCVKRELTEDERETIADFVNGY
- the sdaAA gene encoding L-serine ammonia-lyase, iron-sulfur-dependent, subunit alpha, with the translated sequence MSFTSLRELIELAEQDKTTIAELMIKAEVQQKGYSRETIIEKMAEQFTVMEEAVRRGTTSPVKSRTGLTGGDGYRLYQYAENGKSFIHPETLNAAANALGVSEVNAAMGRVVATPTAGSAGILPAVLVHAFDSGKFTREQIVRSMFTASALGLVIANKASISGAAGGCQAEVGSATAMAAGTLVELAGGTPTQVGNAVGLALKNSLGLVCDPVAGLVEIPCIIRNGLHAITAQAAADMALSGIVSVIPPDEVVHVMHEVGQQMPESLRETGIGGLAGTPTGQKLKEQIFSEGSSDCGPAKYQSADEIIGPVMVGPSSSHTAGAVRIGNIARQLLNEKPLYVKFSLMGSFAETYQGHGTDLALLAGVLGLSTMDDGIPDAKAIAEEQDLQYEFTKRVLGSYHPNTVLVELAGGARRVKVLASSLGGGKVEVQELDGYPLKFSGERPTLMIRHADRKGAISELSGILYQKGFNIARMANERSKMNGPAITICEIDNNKMEETVIALLKKEMPTIDEIVLVQTR
- a CDS encoding VTT domain-containing protein, yielding MTIIQNIIDFILHIDEHLVEIIKNFGGWSYGILFLIVFVETGIVIFPFLPGDSLLFASGALAAMGAFNIILLFIIFFAAAVIGDTVNYHIGRKVGTTISNGSFMGKLINQDKMMKAEEFFNKHGGKTILIARFMPFIRTFIPFIAGASRMNYRYFLIYNVVGAALWVGICTILGYFFGNIPIIKDNFSTVLLAIIFISVLPAIIGMIQGKLKKA